A window of Nicotiana tabacum cultivar K326 chromosome 24, ASM71507v2, whole genome shotgun sequence contains these coding sequences:
- the LOC107792317 gene encoding uridine-cytidine kinase C-like → MAKDNGNAESNHRRAGLLKDQVRLVKRKNCDRYEIVSIPDNLSFEKGFFVVIRACQLLVQKNEGLIIVGVAGPSGAGKTVFTEKILSFMPSVAVISMDNYNDASRIVDGNFDDPRLTDYDTLLKNINDLKAGKQAEVPIYDFKSSSRVGYRTLEVPSSRILIIEGIYALSEKLRPLLDLRVSVTGGVHFDLVKRVLRDIQRARQEPSEIIHQISETVYPMYKAFIEPDLKTAHIKIINKFNPFTGFQSPTYILKSSRNVNVAQIKSALSEEHTESTEETYDIYLLPPGEDPETCQSYLRMRNKEGKYSLMFEEWVTDSPFVISPRISFEVSVKLLGGLMALGYTIAAILKRSSHVFSDEKVCVKIDWLEQLNRHYVQVQGRDRVIVKSVADQLGLEGSYTPRTYIEQIQLEKLVNEVMALPDDLKTKLSLDEDLVSSPKEALSRASAERVAWRNKNFRGGLSHSYANHREKHLSKIDTDSRRFDDRNTDSAATLANQGAVTHLSEQISTLNDRMDDFTSRMEELNSKLSSKRASPSTQNLALQPEACNGSGPTSYFISGLENGSLTGSIMPNSSSSSSLIPKESTLMEELSNVARGQRQIIHQLDNLSNLLRDRLGEQSRQSRKSKRRDITDIDSIRVPLIVTLAVGGLGLFLFKSLQNRN, encoded by the exons ATGGCTAAAGATAATGGCAATGCTGAATCAAATCATCGAAGAGCTGGTCTCTTAAAGGACCAGGTTCGACTAGTTAAGAGAAAGAATTGTGATCGATATGAGATTGTCTCGATACCTGATAATTTGTCATTTGAGAAAGGATTCTTTGTTGTAATCCGTGCATGCCAATTGTTGGTTCAAAAGAACGAAGGATTGATTATAGTTGGAGTAGCTGGTCCCTCTGGAGCTGGAAAAACTGTATTTACTGAGAAAATACTCAGCTTCATGCCAAGTGTTGCGGTTATCTCAATGGATAACTATAATGACGCTAGTCGAATAGTTGATGGCAACTTTGATG ATCCACGACTAACAGACTATGATACGCTGCTAAAAAATATCAATGATCTAAAGGCTGGGAAGCAGGCTGAGGTTCCAATATACGATTTCAAATCTAGCTCTCGTGTAGGCTACAG GACTCTTGAAGTACCTAGCTCCCGCATTTTGATTATTGAGGGTATCTATGCCTTGAGTGAAAAGTTGCGTCCTTTGTTGGACCTTCGCGTATCTGTGACAGGTGGAGTTCACTTTGATCTTGTAAAAAGGGTTTTACGTGATATACAACGTGCCAGGCAGGAGCCGTCAGAGATAATCCATCAAATATCTGAAACG GTTTATCCGATGTACAAGGCTTTTATTGAACCTGATCTCAAGACtgcacatataaaaattatcaacaaATTTAATCCCTTTACTGGATTTCAGAGTCCTACGTACATTTTAAAG TCTTCTAGGAATGTGAATGTAGCTCAAATCAAGTCTGCCCTATCTGAAGAACACACTGAAAGTACGGAAGAAACTTACGACATATACCTTCTGCCACCTGGTGAAGATCCAGAGACTTGCCAATCATATCTGAGGATGCgaaataaagagggaaaatacAGTCTCATGTTTGAG GAGTGGGTCACCGATTCTCCCTTTGTTATATCACCAAGAATCAGTTTTGAGGTCAGTGTGAAGCTTCTTGGTGGATTGATGGCTTTGGGATACACAATTGCGGCAATACTCAAAAGAAGCAGTCACGTATTTTCTGATGAAAAGGTCTGCGTGAAAATTGATTGGCTAGAACAACTGAACCGCCATTATGTTCAG GTGCAAGGAAGAGATCGTGTTATTGTAAAATCTGTTGCTGATCAGCTGGGACTGGAGGGTTCATACACTCCACGTACATATATTGAGCAAATACAGCTAGAGAAGCTTGTGAATGAAGTTATG GCACTACCAGATGATTTGAAAACAAAGCTTagcttagatgaagatcttgtctCCAGCCCTAAAGAAGCTCTCTCTCGAGCCTCAGCAGAGAGAGTAGCATGGAGAAATAAGAATTTCAGAGG tGGATTGTCACATTCATACGCAAATCACAGGGAGAAACATCTATCGAAGATAGATACTGATAGTCGGAGGTTTGATGACAGGAACACTGATTCAGCAGCAACATTAGCAAACCAG GGAGCTGTTACACATTTATCGGAACAAATTTCTACCTTGAATGATCGGATGGATGATTTTACATCTAGAATGGAAGAACTTAATTCCAAGTTAAGCAGCAAAAGAGCTTCTCCAAGCACTCAAAATCTGGCTTTGCAACCTGAAGCTTGTAATGGATCCGGCCCAACTTCTTACTTCATATCTGGTCTAGAAAATGGTTCCTTGACAGGATCGATTATGCCAAattcttcatcatcttcttcgcTAATTCCAAAGGAGTCCACGCTGATGGAAGAG CTATCTAATGTTGCACGTGGACAACGTCAAATTATACATCAGTTGGACAATCTTAGCAATCTTCTTCGCGACAGGCTAGGAGAACAATCTCGGCAATCAAGAAAAAGCAAGAGAAGAGATATTACCGATATTGATTCGATCAGAGTGCCTCTCATTGTAACCTTAGCAGTTGGTGGATTGGGATTATTTTTGTTTAAGAGCCTACAAAACAGAAACTGA
- the LOC107792316 gene encoding peroxidase 11-like, with product MASINCFHLRILILEFLVLVLISICFSSLHGISDSHLSLDFYKKTCPSVEGIVRKEMECACLSDPRNAALILRLHFHDCFVQGCDGSVLLDDTVTLKGEKNAPNNKNALKGFRIIDRIKNRLESECPGTVSCADILTIAARDAVLLVGGPYWDVPVGRKDSKNAAYELTDTNLPTADEGLISIISKFISQGLSVTDMVALSGAHTIGKARCVNFRNRIYGDFRMTTSIIDPISSSYLSKLKSVCPPIGNIGSDNNETSMDNVTPNLFDNSYYHVLLKGEGLINSDQELYSSFLAVQTKKIVEKYAANTIAFFEQFAESMVKMGNITNPETYVNGEVRKSCRFVNT from the exons ATGGCTTCTATTAATTGTTTTCACTTAAGAATTCTGATTTTGGAATTCTTGGTTTTGGTACTTATTAGCATTTGTTTTAGCAGTTTGCATGGGATTAGTGATTCACATTTGAGTCTTGATTTTTACAAGAAAACATGTCCTTCTGTAGAAGGAATTGTGAGGAAAGAAATGGAATGTGCTTGTCTTTCTGATCCTCGTAATGCTGCTTTGATTTTGAGATTACATTTCCATGACTGCTTTGTTCAG GGTTGCGATGGCTCGGTATTATTGGATGATACAGTGAcattaaaaggagaaaagaatgCTCCCAACAACAAGAATGCATTGAAAGGATTCAGAATTATTGATAGAATTAAAAACAGGCTTGAATCAGAGTGCCCAGGAACTGTTTCTTGTGCTGATATTCTTACTATTGCTGCTAGAGATGCAGTTCTTTTG GTTGGTGGACCTTATTGGGATGTACCAGTAGGTAGAAAAGATTCAAAAAATGCAGCATATGAATTGACTGATACAAATCTTCCAACTGCTGACGAAGGACTTATTTCTATTatttctaagtttatttcacAGGGACTTTCTGTCACTGATATGGTTGCTCTTTCGG GTGCACACACAATAGGGAAAGCAAGATGTGTGAACTTCAGAAATAGAATTTATGGAGATTTTCGAATGACAACTTCAATAATAGATCCAATTTCTTCCTCATACCTTAGCAAATTGAAATCAGTATGCCCTCCTATTGGAAATATTGGATCAGACAACAATGAAACATCAATGGACAATGTAACTCCAAATTTATTTGACAATTCCTATTACCATGTTTTGCTTAAAGGAGAAGGACTCATAAATTCAGACCAAGAACTTTATTCCAGTTTTCTTGCagttcaaacaaagaaaattgttGAGAAATATGCTGCAAATACAATTGCATTTTTTGAACAATTTGCTGAATCAATGGTGAAGATGGGAAATATTACAAATCCAGAAACTTATGTGAATGGTGAAGTTAGGAAGAGCTGCAGGTTTGTGAATACATAG
- the LOC107792317 gene encoding uridine-cytidine kinase C-like isoform X1 has product MVIPKKSVILCCFESKMAKDNGNAESNHRRAGLLKDQVRLVKRKNCDRYEIVSIPDNLSFEKGFFVVIRACQLLVQKNEGLIIVGVAGPSGAGKTVFTEKILSFMPSVAVISMDNYNDASRIVDGNFDDPRLTDYDTLLKNINDLKAGKQAEVPIYDFKSSSRVGYRTLEVPSSRILIIEGIYALSEKLRPLLDLRVSVTGGVHFDLVKRVLRDIQRARQEPSEIIHQISETVYPMYKAFIEPDLKTAHIKIINKFNPFTGFQSPTYILKSSRNVNVAQIKSALSEEHTESTEETYDIYLLPPGEDPETCQSYLRMRNKEGKYSLMFEEWVTDSPFVISPRISFEVSVKLLGGLMALGYTIAAILKRSSHVFSDEKVCVKIDWLEQLNRHYVQVQGRDRVIVKSVADQLGLEGSYTPRTYIEQIQLEKLVNEVMALPDDLKTKLSLDEDLVSSPKEALSRASAERVAWRNKNFRGGLSHSYANHREKHLSKIDTDSRRFDDRNTDSAATLANQGAVTHLSEQISTLNDRMDDFTSRMEELNSKLSSKRASPSTQNLALQPEACNGSGPTSYFISGLENGSLTGSIMPNSSSSSSLIPKESTLMEELSNVARGQRQIIHQLDNLSNLLRDRLGEQSRQSRKSKRRDITDIDSIRVPLIVTLAVGGLGLFLFKSLQNRN; this is encoded by the exons ATGGTTATACCCAAAAAA AGTGTAATTCTGTGTTGTTTTGAGTCTAAAATGGCTAAAGATAATGGCAATGCTGAATCAAATCATCGAAGAGCTGGTCTCTTAAAGGACCAGGTTCGACTAGTTAAGAGAAAGAATTGTGATCGATATGAGATTGTCTCGATACCTGATAATTTGTCATTTGAGAAAGGATTCTTTGTTGTAATCCGTGCATGCCAATTGTTGGTTCAAAAGAACGAAGGATTGATTATAGTTGGAGTAGCTGGTCCCTCTGGAGCTGGAAAAACTGTATTTACTGAGAAAATACTCAGCTTCATGCCAAGTGTTGCGGTTATCTCAATGGATAACTATAATGACGCTAGTCGAATAGTTGATGGCAACTTTGATG ATCCACGACTAACAGACTATGATACGCTGCTAAAAAATATCAATGATCTAAAGGCTGGGAAGCAGGCTGAGGTTCCAATATACGATTTCAAATCTAGCTCTCGTGTAGGCTACAG GACTCTTGAAGTACCTAGCTCCCGCATTTTGATTATTGAGGGTATCTATGCCTTGAGTGAAAAGTTGCGTCCTTTGTTGGACCTTCGCGTATCTGTGACAGGTGGAGTTCACTTTGATCTTGTAAAAAGGGTTTTACGTGATATACAACGTGCCAGGCAGGAGCCGTCAGAGATAATCCATCAAATATCTGAAACG GTTTATCCGATGTACAAGGCTTTTATTGAACCTGATCTCAAGACtgcacatataaaaattatcaacaaATTTAATCCCTTTACTGGATTTCAGAGTCCTACGTACATTTTAAAG TCTTCTAGGAATGTGAATGTAGCTCAAATCAAGTCTGCCCTATCTGAAGAACACACTGAAAGTACGGAAGAAACTTACGACATATACCTTCTGCCACCTGGTGAAGATCCAGAGACTTGCCAATCATATCTGAGGATGCgaaataaagagggaaaatacAGTCTCATGTTTGAG GAGTGGGTCACCGATTCTCCCTTTGTTATATCACCAAGAATCAGTTTTGAGGTCAGTGTGAAGCTTCTTGGTGGATTGATGGCTTTGGGATACACAATTGCGGCAATACTCAAAAGAAGCAGTCACGTATTTTCTGATGAAAAGGTCTGCGTGAAAATTGATTGGCTAGAACAACTGAACCGCCATTATGTTCAG GTGCAAGGAAGAGATCGTGTTATTGTAAAATCTGTTGCTGATCAGCTGGGACTGGAGGGTTCATACACTCCACGTACATATATTGAGCAAATACAGCTAGAGAAGCTTGTGAATGAAGTTATG GCACTACCAGATGATTTGAAAACAAAGCTTagcttagatgaagatcttgtctCCAGCCCTAAAGAAGCTCTCTCTCGAGCCTCAGCAGAGAGAGTAGCATGGAGAAATAAGAATTTCAGAGG tGGATTGTCACATTCATACGCAAATCACAGGGAGAAACATCTATCGAAGATAGATACTGATAGTCGGAGGTTTGATGACAGGAACACTGATTCAGCAGCAACATTAGCAAACCAG GGAGCTGTTACACATTTATCGGAACAAATTTCTACCTTGAATGATCGGATGGATGATTTTACATCTAGAATGGAAGAACTTAATTCCAAGTTAAGCAGCAAAAGAGCTTCTCCAAGCACTCAAAATCTGGCTTTGCAACCTGAAGCTTGTAATGGATCCGGCCCAACTTCTTACTTCATATCTGGTCTAGAAAATGGTTCCTTGACAGGATCGATTATGCCAAattcttcatcatcttcttcgcTAATTCCAAAGGAGTCCACGCTGATGGAAGAG CTATCTAATGTTGCACGTGGACAACGTCAAATTATACATCAGTTGGACAATCTTAGCAATCTTCTTCGCGACAGGCTAGGAGAACAATCTCGGCAATCAAGAAAAAGCAAGAGAAGAGATATTACCGATATTGATTCGATCAGAGTGCCTCTCATTGTAACCTTAGCAGTTGGTGGATTGGGATTATTTTTGTTTAAGAGCCTACAAAACAGAAACTGA